A stretch of the Pseudomonas helvetica genome encodes the following:
- a CDS encoding NADH:flavin oxidoreductase — MPVKALFKPFSLGALELPTRVVMAPMTRSFSPGGVPNSKVIEYYRRRAAAGVGLIITEGTTVGHKASNGYPNVPHFYGEAALAGWKKVVDAVHAEGGKIVPQLWHVGSVRRIGTEPDASVPGYGPSEKLKDGQVVVHGMTQQDIQDVIAAFAQAAKDAQSIGMDGVEIHGAHGYLVDQFFWEGSNQRTDEYGGSLANRSRFAVELIQAVRAAVGANYPIIFRYSQWKQQDYTARLVQTPEALGEFLQPLSDAGVDIFHCSTRRFWEPEFDGSELNLAGWTRKLTGKPTITVGSVGLDGEFLQFMVNTDKVAQPASLENLLERLNNQEFDLVAVGRALLVDPDWAQKVREGREQDILPFSREALMTLV, encoded by the coding sequence ATGCCCGTCAAAGCCTTGTTCAAACCGTTCAGCCTCGGTGCCCTGGAGCTGCCAACCCGTGTGGTCATGGCGCCGATGACCCGTTCGTTTTCCCCGGGCGGCGTACCGAATTCGAAAGTCATCGAGTACTACCGTCGCCGTGCTGCGGCGGGTGTAGGCCTGATCATCACCGAGGGCACCACGGTTGGCCACAAGGCTTCCAACGGTTACCCGAACGTCCCGCACTTTTACGGCGAAGCGGCGTTGGCCGGCTGGAAAAAAGTCGTTGATGCGGTCCACGCCGAAGGCGGCAAGATCGTTCCGCAGTTGTGGCACGTCGGCAGCGTACGGCGCATCGGCACCGAGCCGGATGCGAGCGTGCCGGGCTACGGGCCATCGGAAAAACTCAAGGACGGTCAGGTCGTGGTTCACGGCATGACCCAACAAGACATTCAGGATGTGATCGCGGCCTTCGCCCAGGCCGCCAAAGACGCGCAGAGTATTGGCATGGACGGCGTCGAGATCCACGGCGCCCACGGCTATCTGGTCGACCAGTTCTTCTGGGAAGGCAGCAACCAGCGCACCGACGAATACGGTGGCAGCCTGGCCAATCGTTCGCGCTTTGCCGTTGAGCTGATCCAGGCCGTGCGTGCGGCGGTCGGTGCGAACTACCCGATCATCTTCCGTTACTCGCAGTGGAAGCAGCAGGACTACACCGCACGTCTGGTGCAAACTCCGGAGGCGTTGGGCGAGTTTCTCCAGCCGCTGTCCGATGCCGGTGTGGATATTTTCCACTGCTCTACGCGGCGTTTCTGGGAGCCGGAGTTCGACGGTTCCGAACTGAACCTGGCAGGCTGGACCCGCAAACTGACGGGCAAGCCGACGATCACCGTGGGCAGTGTGGGGCTGGACGGTGAGTTCCTGCAGTTTATGGTCAACACCGACAAAGTCGCGCAACCGGCCAGCCTGGAGAACCTGCTGGAACGTTTGAACAACCAAGAGTTCGACCTGGTGGCTGTGGGACGCGCCTTGCTGGTCGACCCGGACTGGGCGCAGAAAGTCCGCGAAGGTCGCGAGCAGGACATCCTGCCGTTCAGTCGTGAGGCGTTGATGACGCTGGTTTGA
- a CDS encoding glutathione peroxidase yields the protein MSAFHDLTLKALDGQELPLAPFKGHVVLVVNVASKCGLTPQYAALENLYQQYKGKGFSVLGLPCNQFAGQEPGTESEIKEFCSLNYGVTFPLSSKLEVNGHDRHQLYRLLAGEGAEFPGDITWNFEKFLLGKDGRVLARFSPRTAPDDPTIVQAIEKALV from the coding sequence ATGAGTGCTTTTCACGACCTTACATTGAAAGCTTTGGATGGCCAGGAGTTACCTCTGGCGCCCTTCAAAGGGCACGTCGTGCTGGTGGTCAACGTCGCCTCCAAGTGTGGTTTGACCCCACAGTACGCTGCTCTGGAAAACCTCTACCAGCAATACAAGGGCAAAGGTTTCAGTGTGTTGGGTTTGCCGTGCAACCAGTTTGCCGGGCAAGAGCCAGGCACTGAAAGCGAGATCAAAGAGTTCTGCAGCCTCAACTACGGCGTGACCTTCCCGCTGTCCAGCAAGCTGGAAGTCAACGGTCACGACCGTCATCAGCTGTACCGGTTGTTGGCGGGCGAGGGCGCGGAATTCCCGGGTGACATCACCTGGAACTTTGAAAAATTCCTTCTCGGCAAAGATGGTCGCGTGCTGGCGCGTTTCTCGCCACGTACTGCACCGGATGATCCGACGATCGTCCAGGCGATCGAAAAAGCCCTGGTCTGA
- a CDS encoding peptidylprolyl isomerase, whose protein sequence is MLIAANKAVSIDYTLTNDAGEVIDSSAGGAPLVYLQGAGNIIPGLEKALEGKAVGDELNVAVEPEDAYGEYAAELVSTLSRSMFEGVDELEVGMQFHASAPDGQMQIVTIRDLDGDDVTVDGNHPLAGQRLNFKVKIIDIRDASQEEIAHGHVHGEGGHHH, encoded by the coding sequence ATGCTGATCGCCGCCAATAAGGCTGTCTCCATCGACTATACCCTGACCAACGACGCTGGTGAGGTCATCGACAGCTCCGCCGGCGGCGCACCGCTGGTGTACCTGCAAGGCGCAGGTAACATCATCCCGGGCCTGGAAAAAGCCCTGGAAGGTAAAGCAGTCGGTGACGAACTCAACGTCGCCGTAGAACCTGAAGATGCCTACGGTGAATACGCTGCCGAACTGGTCAGCACCCTGAGCCGCAGCATGTTCGAAGGCGTCGACGAACTGGAAGTGGGTATGCAGTTCCACGCTTCCGCGCCAGACGGCCAGATGCAAATCGTCACCATCCGTGATCTGGACGGCGACGACGTGACCGTTGACGGCAACCACCCGTTGGCCGGTCAGCGTCTGAACTTCAAGGTCAAGATCATCGACATCCGTGATGCCAGCCAGGAAGAAATCGCTCATGGTCACGTCCATGGCGAAGGTGGCCATCACCACTGA
- a CDS encoding glycosyltransferase family 1 protein, which produces MTTALHITLITETFPPEINGVANTLGRLCEGLRARGHLVELVRPRQGSDQTRLSDDELLLCRGWPLPGYPGLQWGQSSMHKLLRRWQRHRPDVLYIATEGPLGLSALRAARRLGISVVSGFHTNFQQYSNQYGLGLLTRLLTHYLRWFHNRTKLTLVPSASQRMELERRQFERLALLSRGVDSQLFHPAKRLGSLRESWGLENDDIALIHVGRLAQEKNLGLLKHCYQALQSSYPQRRIKLIVIGDGPQRALLEKALPDAIFCGSQRAEALACHYASGDLFLFPSLTETFGNVVLEALASGLGVVAYDQAAAAQHIRHGYNGVLAMPGDEEAFCDAARWLLEEAETLRCIRLNARQHASRQGWGAIVEQFEGQLRGACEVQIGAQPLMAMPHSIKPASSTPHD; this is translated from the coding sequence ATGACGACAGCTCTGCATATCACTCTGATCACCGAAACCTTCCCTCCGGAAATCAATGGCGTGGCCAATACCCTTGGCCGCCTGTGCGAAGGTCTGCGCGCGCGCGGGCACCTGGTAGAACTGGTGCGACCGCGCCAGGGCAGCGATCAGACCCGCCTAAGCGACGATGAACTGCTGCTCTGCCGCGGCTGGCCGCTGCCGGGTTATCCGGGGCTGCAATGGGGCCAGTCGTCGATGCACAAGTTGCTCAGGCGCTGGCAGCGTCATCGCCCGGACGTGCTCTACATCGCTACCGAAGGACCACTGGGGTTGTCGGCCTTGCGCGCGGCGCGGCGGCTGGGTATTTCAGTGGTGAGCGGGTTTCACACCAACTTCCAGCAGTACTCCAACCAGTACGGCCTGGGACTGTTGACCCGGTTACTGACGCATTACCTGCGCTGGTTCCATAACCGCACCAAGTTGACCCTGGTGCCCAGCGCCAGCCAGCGAATGGAGCTGGAACGTCGGCAGTTCGAGCGCCTGGCGCTGCTGTCCCGTGGCGTCGACAGTCAACTGTTCCACCCGGCCAAACGCCTGGGTTCGCTGCGTGAAAGCTGGGGGCTGGAGAACGACGACATCGCGTTGATTCACGTCGGCCGGCTCGCTCAGGAAAAAAACCTCGGTCTGCTCAAACATTGCTACCAGGCTTTGCAGTCGTCTTATCCACAACGACGAATAAAGCTGATCGTGATCGGCGATGGCCCACAACGTGCGCTGCTGGAAAAGGCACTGCCCGACGCGATCTTCTGTGGCTCGCAGCGCGCAGAAGCCTTGGCGTGTCACTACGCGTCCGGGGATCTGTTTCTGTTTCCGAGCCTGACCGAAACCTTCGGCAATGTGGTGCTGGAAGCACTGGCCTCTGGATTGGGCGTGGTGGCTTACGATCAGGCCGCCGCCGCTCAACACATTCGCCATGGTTACAACGGTGTGTTGGCGATGCCGGGGGACGAAGAGGCATTTTGCGATGCCGCCCGTTGGTTGTTGGAAGAAGCAGAAACCTTGCGCTGCATACGACTCAACGCGCGTCAGCACGCCAGTCGGCAGGGCTGGGGGGCAATCGTCGAGCAATTTGAAGGACAGTTGCGCGGGGCTTGCGAGGTGCAAATCGGGGCACAGCCTCTGATGGCCATGCCCCATTCGATCAAACCAGCGTCATCAACGCCTCACGACTGA
- a CDS encoding DUF3565 domain-containing protein, which translates to METALLAAISMGRDLLHKNIERPSLAKQTPESEQNPDGRVASAGSTIQGFHQDEDGHWVVELSCGHTQHLRHQPPWQSRTWVLDPAKRIEKIGQPFDCGWCAQGSVSDNLDV; encoded by the coding sequence ATGGAGACAGCCTTATTGGCGGCGATCAGCATGGGGCGAGACCTTTTGCATAAGAATATAGAAAGACCCAGTTTAGCGAAGCAAACGCCCGAAAGCGAACAGAACCCGGACGGACGGGTCGCTTCGGCAGGGTCGACGATCCAGGGCTTCCATCAGGACGAGGACGGACACTGGGTTGTCGAGCTTTCCTGCGGCCATACCCAGCATCTGCGCCACCAGCCACCCTGGCAATCACGAACCTGGGTTCTGGACCCCGCCAAGCGTATTGAAAAAATAGGCCAACCCTTTGATTGCGGTTGGTGCGCTCAGGGCTCGGTTAGCGATAACCTTGACGTCTGA